Proteins encoded in a region of the Amyelois transitella isolate CPQ chromosome 9, ilAmyTran1.1, whole genome shotgun sequence genome:
- the LOC106130366 gene encoding uncharacterized protein LOC106130366 isoform X2, translating to MARWLKALVALLLLASAATARKSPAAPKNEPQIEEVTAKQLERVLQDKDFVAVYWYARSCVTCDKVLEELEKIDDDTDTFGVDFVKINDKRLAKQYGITKFPALTYFREKEPIIYEGDLMDEESVLDFLTSLESMDLPDRIEEVNQKILSKIIEDTNYVAVLFCPDHKSCGPSNNKPECKKCAKALQELENIDDEADQLGIGFVKIHDEELAEEYSLGELPRLVYYRHQIPIIYESELSREEDVLEWLIANKSTGDEEDVIEDVTAKTLNTLIGNVDNLVVLFYDHGEDDSMTVLAELEKIDDDCDRHGIQFVKIDDEKAADAFGIDSLPSIVYFEKQIPNVYDGDLENEEEILEWLVAQLEKDEIEDVTDEMLDRLIKDGKTVAVLFYDNNDRKSQKVLNELENIDDECDQLGIAFVKIDNDEEAKEYGIEKVPTLLYFEKGIPTYYEGNLEEEEKVLAWLRHQTESDEIEDITDEMLDLIIEKMPYVAVLFYDKDQKKSQKILAELENIDDECDQNDIAFVKIDDDKEAKEYGIESIPTMVFFEKGIPHIYEGDLMKEDELLGWLLHQKRHSEIPEVTDEMMDKLIENTPYLAVIFYDKEDKQDIRILNELENIDDELEKEGIVIVRMDNEDEAKQFGIDHLPTLVYFEENIPAIYEGDLMNEDEVLEWLIEQKNSATIEEVTDEILTDLIEEHEYVVVYFSGKCEEGEECDNILDELENIDDELDETGIIFVTTEDMSLAKKYGIKTFPTLVFFRNKDPLIYKGDIEDEDEVLSWLTDEDTLEIPGKIEEVNSKMLEKILEENDHVVVFFYKEGDKKSQKILSELENIDDECEEKDIDFVKTSDEGIDKEYDLPDLPALAFYRHKFRTIYEGDLMYEEAILKWVLDLLDTQPDVIENVDRKTLKDLIEDVEHLAVFFYSDDCDTCDDILEELETIDDDTDKHGIQFVKSKDSKLASDIGIFSFPALVYYETGVPIMYDGNLLDESEVLDWMVKQKEDESIEEIDRDTLFKYIETKEFLAVVFYKDDDPRSPRVLRHAELIDDEAAEYGIKMVKCSDRLMAKKYGFRNPPGITYFRKGKYINYDGDIDDEEEILDWLTNPENMELTDHIEKVNKKMFQKIRQTSDYVAVFFYSNDCKQCPRVLAEIEHIDDDADGAGINFVKIDDRQMAKDYGVFALPAVLFFKLGSKDPVIYAGDLYDEQQLLSWLLTQKNPSGDVIEALEGQDLLNLIEESNSLAVYFYGPDCDQCAGILEELENIDDDCDRHGIKFVKTQDYSIAESFGVTDFPVLVYFEEGIPNVYEGSLAEEEEVLQWLITQKTEDRIELITRVMLEKMVEETQYLAVYFYKLNCHICDHILEGLEGIDDECDVYGIHMVKIQDPQLAKRYSIKTFPAMVYFRNGNPLLFEGDLQNEESILEWLIDDDNRELADEIESVNERMLERLLLESHLLVVFFYDDDDCPECEEILEELEQIDGEVDQFGIDFVKIASPEAAAKYNVINIPSLVYFRKQVPMLYDGDLHQVDRILQWLTSQDVFEIKNEIEEVNRKMLDKLLEENEFLAVYFYEKSVESRLVLDKLENIDSETDNLDITFVKMQDPRYARKWGVTKLPAIVYFRKRFPSIYRGDIMSEEEVLEWLRKNRFRQPELNIFMYALIALSIAFIMYTAFLLQCFKPSPPAPAPHPKQA from the exons ATGGCTCGGTGGCTGAAGGCCCTGGTGGCGCTGCTGCTACTCGCCAGCGCCGCGACCGCGCGTAAGTCGCCCGCCGCCCCCAAAAACGAGCCCCAGATCGAGGAGGTCACCGCCAAACAGTTGGAACGAGTTCTACAAGACAAGGATTTCGTCGCCGTGTACTGGT ATGCAAGGAGTTGCGTCACATGTGACAAGGTACTCGAAGAGTTGGAGAAAATCGACGACGACACCGACACGTTTGGCGTCGACTTCGTGAAGATCAACGACAAGAGGCTCGCTAAACAGTATGGCATCACGAAATTCCCCGCCCTCACGTACTTCCGTGAGAAGGAACCGATTATTTACGAAG GAGATCTCATGGACGAAGAAAGTGTCCTGGATTTCTTGACGAGTTTAGAGTCAATGGACCTTCCTGATCGGATTGAGGAAGTCAACCAGAAGATCCTTTCTAAAATCATCGAGGATACCAACTACGTCGCCGTCCTCTTCT GTCCTGATCACAAAAGTTGCGGCCCTTCAAACA ACAAGCCTGAATGTAAAAAGTGCGCAAAGGCCCTCCAAGAGTTGGAAAACATTGACGATGAAGCAGACCAACTTGGGATTGGTTTTGTTAAGATCCACGATGAGGAACTAGCCGAAGAGTATAGTCTTGGAGAACTGCCAAGGCTGGTGTACTACAGGCATCAAATACCTATTATCTATGAAA GCGAGTTGAGTAGAGAGGAGGACGTGCTGGAGTGGCTCATTGCCAACAAGTCCACCGGCGACGAGGAGGATGTCATCGAAGACGTCACCGCCAAGACCTTGAACACCCTCATAGGGAATGTCGATAACCTTGTCGTCTTGTTCT ACGATCACGGTGAAGATGATTCCATGACTGTGCTTGCTGAGCTCGAGAAGATAGACGATGACTGTGATCGTCACGGCATCCAATTCGTCAAGATCGATGATGAGAAAGCCGCTGATGCTTTCGGCATTGACAGCCTACCATCCATCGTCTACTTTGAAAAACAGATCCCTAACGTTTACGACG GTGATCTTGAAAATGAAGAAGAGATCTTAGAGTGGCTCGTCGCGCAGTTGGAGaaagatgaaattgaagatgtTACCGATGAAATGTTAGACCGTCTGATCAAAGATGGAAAAACTGTtgctgttctttttt ATGACAATAACGACCGTAAATcacaaaaagttttgaatGAACTGGAGAACATTGATGATGAGTGTGATCAACTAGGCATTGCGTTTGTAAAGATTGATAATGATGAAGAAGCGAAGgaatatggaattgagaaaGTACCAACATTATTATACTTTGAGAAAGGTATTCCTACCTACTACGAAGGTAATTTGGAGGAAGAAGAGAAAGTTCTTGCTTGGCTCAGACATCAGACTGAAAGTGATGAAATCGAAGACATAACTGATGAAATGCTAGATCTCATCATAGAAAAAATGCCATATGTTGCCGTACTGttct ACGACAAGGACCAGAAAAAGAGCCAGAAAATTTTAGCTGAACTGGAAAATATTGACGATGAATGCGATCAGAATGATATTGCTTTTGTCAAAATTGATGATGACAAAGAGGCTAAGGAATATGGTATTGAGTCGATACCAACTATGGTGTTCTTTGAAAAAGGTATTCCTCACATCTATGAAGGAGACTTAATGAAAGAAGACGAATTACTTGGCTGGTTATTGCATCAGAAACGCCATAGTGAAATACCAGAAGTAACTGATGAGATGATGGACAAGCTTATAGAAAATACACCTTACCTAGCTGTTATCTTct acGACAAAGAAGATAAACAAGATATTAGAATTCTAAATGAGCTTGAAAACATCGATGATGAATTGGAAAAGGAAGGTATTGTTATTGTGAGAATGGACAACGAAGATGAAGCAAAACAGTTCGGTATTGACCACCTTCCTACTTTAGTctattttgaagaaaatatcCCAGCTATTTATGAAGGAGATCTTATGAATGAAGACGAAGTACTGGAATGGCTCATAGAACAAAAGAACAGTGCGACAATTGAAGAAGTTACCGATGAAATCTTGACTGATCTTATTGAAGAACATGAATATGTGgttgtttatttta GTGGAAAATGCGAAGAAGGTGAAGAATGTGACAACATCTTAGACGAACTTGAGAATATTGACGATGAACTTGATGAAACTGGTATCATCTTTGTCACCACAGAAGATATGTCCCTCGCAAAGAAATATGGAATCAAAACCTTCCCTACTCTTGTTTTCTTTAGAAACAAAGATCCTCTTATTTATAAAG GTGACATCGAGGATGAAGATGAGGTTCTATCCTGGTTAACAGATGAAGATACTCTTGAAATTCCTGGAAAAATTGAAGAAGTTAACTCCAAGATGTTGGAAAAGATTTTGGAAGAAAATGACCATGTTGTTGTCTTCTTCT ATAAAGAAGGAGACAAAAAGTCCCAAAAGATATTAAGTGAGCTGGAAAATATTGATGACGAATGTGAAGAGAAGGATATCGATTTTGTCAAAACATCTGATGAAGGCATAGACAAGGAATATGATCTTCCTGATCTACCAGCTTTAGCTTTCTATAGACACAAATTTCGCACTATTTACGAaggtgatttaatgtatgaaGAAGCTATATTGAAATGGGTTCTAGATCTTCTTGACACTCAACCAGATGTTATAGAAAATGTAGATAGGAAAACGCTAAAAGATCTAATTGAAGACGTTGAACATCTTGCAGTATTTTTCt ATAGCGATGATTGTGACACTTGCGACGATATTCTTGAAGAACTGGAGACCATCGATGACGACACagataaacatgggattcaaTTTGTAAAGTCCAAGGATTCTAAACTGGCCTCCGATATCGGTATTTTCAGCTTTCCAGCATTGGTATATTATGAGACTGGAGTTCCAATCATGTACGACG GAAATCTATTGGATGAGTCTGAAGTTCTGGACTGGATGGTGAAACAAAAGGAAGATGAAAGCATCGAAGAAATAGATAGAGACACGCTGTTCAAGTATATTGAAACGAAAGAATTTTTAGCAGTGGTATTTT ATAAAGATGATGATCCCAGAAGTCCAAGAGTACTACGACATGCAGAGTTGATTGACGATGAAGCAGCAGAATATGGCATAAAGATGGTCAAATGTAGTGATCGCCTAATGGCCAAGAAGTATGGTTTTCGAAATCCGCCAGGCATAACGTATTTCagaaaaggaaaatatattaattacgaTGGCGATATAGACGATGAGGAAGAAATATTGGATTGGTTGACAAATCCGGAAAATATGGAGTTAACAGATCAcatagaaaaagtaaacaaaaaaatgtttcagaaAATAAGGCAGACATCGGATTATGTCGCAGTATTCTTTT ACAGTAATGACTGCAAACAGTGCCCTAGAGTGCTAGCTGAGATTgaacatattgatgatgatgCCGATGGAGCAGGAATAAACTTCGTTAAGATTGATGATCGCCAGATGGCTAAGGATTACGGAGTATTTGCTCTACCAGCAGTactatttttcaaacttgGATCTAAGGATCCTGTCATTTATGCAG gcgactTGTATGACGAACAACAACTACTAAGTTGGCTACTCACTCAGAAAAATCCTTCAGGTGACGTAATAGAAGCTCTTGAAGGCcaagatttattaaatttgattgaaGAATCTAATTCTCTGGCCGTCTATTTCT ATGGACCTGATTGTGATCAATGTGCTGGTATCTTAGAAGAACTTGAAAACATTGACGATGACTGCGACAGACATGGaataaagtttgttaaaaCTCAAGACTATTCGATAGCTGAGTCCTTCGGAGTAACTGACTTTCCTGTACTGGTATATTTTGAAGAGGGTATTCCCAACGTATATGAAGGTTCTTTAGCGGAAGAGGAAGAAGTATTACAATGGTTGATTACTCAAAAAACTGAAGATCGCATTGAACTTATAACGAGAGTAATGTTAGAAAAAATGGTAGAAGAAACTCAGTATTTAGCCGTGTATTTCT ATAAGCTAAATTGCCATATTTGTGATCATATACTAGAAGGATTGGAAGGCATCGACGATGAATGCGATGTTTACGGTATACACATGGTGAAAATTCAGGATCCTCAACTCGCAAAACGATATTCCATCAAGACATTCCCTGCCATGGTATACTTTAG aaATGGTAATCCACTTCTATTTGAGGGAGATCTGCAAAATGAAGAATCTATTCTGGAATGGTTGATTGATGATGATAACCGTGAATTAGCTGATGAAATCGAATCTGTCAACGAGAGAATGTTGGAGCGGTTGCTTTTGGAATCACATTTACTTGTTGTATTTTTCT ATGATGACGACGACTGTCCGGAGTGTGAGGAAATCTTAGAAGAACTGGAACAAATTGATGGTGAAGTTGATCAGTTCGGAATTGATTTCGTTAAAATAGCAAGTCCAGAAGCGGCAGCGAAGTATAATGTCATCAATATACCTTCGCTCGTTTATTTCCGAAAACAAGTTCCAATGCTTTATGACGGAGATCTACATCAAGTGGACAGAATCCTGCAATGGTTGACTTCTCAGgatgtttttgaaattaaaaatgaaattgaagaaGTTAACCGCAAAATGTTGGATAAATTACTGGAAGAAAACGAATTCTTAGCTGtctattttt ACGAAAAATCAGTTGAGAGTCGGTTGGTATTGGATAAATTGGAAAATATTGACAGCGAAACGGACAATCTTGATATCACTTTTGTTAAAATGCAAGATCCTCGTTACGCCAGAAAATGGGGTGTCACGAAATTGCCAGCCATCGTCTACTTTAGGAAAAGATTCCCGAGTATATACAGAG GTGATATAATGTCAGAAGAGGAGGTTTTAGAATGGCTTCGAAAAAATAGATTCCGACAACCAGAGCTTAACATCTTCATGTATGCTTTGATAGCCCTATCAATAGCATTCATTATGTACACAGCTTTCTTACTTCAGTGTTTCAAGCCTTCGCCACCTGCGCCAGCGCCGCATCCGAAGCAGGCGTGA